Genomic segment of Limnohabitans sp. INBF002:
GCCATTCCTCAATTCACCGTCGACTTGAGCGACGCGCGCATCGTGCCAGCCTTGTTGAACGGCGTGACCTTGACAGCTGACGCACGCGATGCCTTGCACAGCGCCTTAGCTGCCAAAGACACCTCGGGCGTTCAAGCCCTTTCCAAAGATTTGCCCGCCAATGTGCGCACCGCTTTGGTCGCCCTGGCTGGCATGTATGGCGACGCGTCTGTGTTGGCCCATGCTGAAAAAGCCTTTGCCGCATGGCCCGTGGTTCTACAAGCCTTGGCTGAGTTGCGCCAAATTGCGGCTGACTTGAGCGGTGTGGCCGTCACATTTGACTTGGCCGATTTGCGCGGTTACGCCTATTACAGCGGCGTGCGCTTTGCCATCTTTGTGCCTGGCGCCAGCGACGCCTTGGTGCGCGGTGGCCGCTACGACGAAGTGGGTGCGGTGTTTGGCCGTAAGCGTCCCGCCGTAGGATTCAGTTTGGACCTGAAAGAGTTGGTCAGCGTGGTGCCCGAGCGCGCCCTCAAAGCCGCCATTCGTGCGCCTTGGGGAACCGCCCAAGGTTTGCGCGAAGCCATTGCCGCCTTGCGTGCCAATGGCGAAACCGTGGTCTGCGTGTTGCCAGGCCACGAGAGTGAAGTCGATGAATTTGACTGCGATCGTGAACTGATCGAAGTCGCCGGCCAATGGGCAGTGCAAGCTGTTCCTGCCGTTCAAGCCCTTTAATTTTTTAAGTAATCGAAGTTGATATGAGCACTACCCAAGGACAAACCGTGGCCGCCACCAAAGGCCGTAACGTCGTCGTGGTCGGCACCCAGTGGGGTGACGAAGGCAAAGGCAAATTGGTCGATTGGTTGACCGAAACCGCCACCGGCGTGGTGCGCTTTCAAGGCGGTCACAACGCAGGCCACACCTTGGTCATCAACGGCGTGAAAACTGCGCTGCATTTGATTCCTAGCGGCATCATGCGCCCCGGCGTGAAGTGCTACATCGGCAACGGTGTGGTGTTGTCTGCCACCAAGTTGCTCGAAGAAATTGCGGGCTTGGAAAAGGCGGGCGTCGAAGTGCGCTCACGCTTGCGCATCAGCGAAGCTTGTCCCTTGATCTTGCCTTACCACGCTGCCATTGACGTGGCCCGTGAAGCCGCCAAAGAGAAGGCCGGCACCGCCAAGATCGGAACCACAGGCCGCGGCATTGGCCCCGCTTACGAAGACAAAATTGCACGCCGTGCCTTGCGCGTGCAAGACCTGAAGCACCCCGAGCGCTTCGCCACCAAACTGCGTGAGAACCTGGAGCTGCACAACCATGTGTTGACCGACATCTTGCACGCACCCGCTGTGGACTTTGATACCGTCTACAACGAAGCCATGGCCTACGCCAAAGAAATCTTGCCCATGGTGGCCGACGTGTCACGCGAGTTGAACGAAGCTCACAAAGCCGGTGCCAACCTGTTGTTTGAAGGCGCACAAGGCACCTTGCTCGACGTGGACCACGGCACTTACCCCTTCGTCACCTCCAGCAACTGCGTGGCCGGTAACGCCGCGGCAGGCGCGGGCGTGGGCCCCGGTTTGTTGCACTACATCTTGGGCATCACCAAGGCGTACTGCACACGCGTGGGCGGCGGTCCATTCCCCACCGAGTTGGATTGGGAAACCCCCGGCAACCCCGGCTATCACATGTCTACCGTGGGCGCTGAAAAAGGCGTGACCACTGGCCGTTCACGCCGTTGCGGCTGGTTCGATGCCGCCTTGCTCAAGCGCAGCGCGCAAGTCAACGGTTTGACTGGTTTGTGCATCACCAAGCTCGACGTGCTCGACGGTTTGACCGAGTTGTTGCTGTGTGTGGGTTACGAGTTGGATGGCCAAACCATCGACATCTTGCCCATGGGCGCTGACGAAATTTCGCGTTGCAAACCCATCTACGAAACCATCCCCGGCTGGACCGACAGCACCGTGGGCGTGACCGATTACAACAAGTTGCCCAAAGCCGCTCAGCATTACCTCAACCGCATTGCAGAGACCACAGGCGTGCCCATTCACATGGTGTCCACCAGCCCTGACCGCGACCACACCATTTTGTTGACCCACCCCTACGTGGCTTAACTCGGCGTTTTGATTTCAGTTTTATTTTGAAGGACCATTGATATGTTGACCGAAGACGGCAAACACCTGTACGTTTCGTACGACGAGTACCACAACCTGATTGAAAAACTCGCCATCAAGATTCACCAATCTGGCTGGGAATTCGACACCATCTTGTGTCTGGCCCGTGGCGGCATGCGCCCAGGTGACATCTTGTCGCGCATCTTCGACAAGCCTTTGGCCATCATGTCCACCAGCTCGTACCGCGCTGACGCTGGCACGGTGCAAGGCCACTTGGACATCGCTCGTTTCATCACCACACCCAAAGGCGAAATCGCTGGCAAGGTGTTGTTGGTGGACGACTTGGCTGACACCGGTCACACCTTGAAGGCTGTGGTCGACCAACTCAAAAACAACTACGCGCCCATCACCGAGCTGCGTACGTCTGTGATCTGGACCAAAGGCGTGTCGTCTTTCAAGCCAGACTACTCGGTGGACTATTTGCCCACCAACCCATGGATTCACCAACCGTTCGAGCCGTATGACAACATGCGCCCAGCGGCTTTGTTGGAGAAGTGGAAGGTTTAATCTTTCGCGCTTCAAGAAAAAACTCCGCCTTCGTGCGGAGTTTTTTTATTCCCGTCACGCTTTTGATTTTCGGGTGACTCCGCGTAGGTAATATGTGCGCATGTCTCGCAGCACCCACCTCATTCACCACGCCTACCTTCCTCCCGCAGAATTTGAAGCGCCGCAAGTTGGCGTGTTCAAAGCCTCGACGGTGATCTTCCCCAACGTGGCCGCCATGCGCACGCGCGAGTGGATGGACAAGTCGGCTTACACCTACGGCTTGCACGGCACGCCCACCACGTTCACGTTGGAAGAGCGTTTGGCCACGCTCGAAGGCGGCACGCATTGCATCCTCACGCCCAGCGGTTTGGCGGCGATTGCGCATGTGGATTTTGCGCTGCTCAAAACTGGCGACGAGGTGTTGATTCCCGACAACGCCTACGCGCCCAATAAGTCATTGGCCGAGGGCGAGTTGGCGCAGTTTGGCATCACGCATCAGGTGTACGACCCGTTGGCTGTGAACGACTTGGCCGCACGCATCACACCGCGCACACGCTTGGTGTGGCTGGAAGCGGCGGGCTCGGTGACGATGGAGTTTCCCGACCTCGTGGCTTTGGTGCAGTTGTGCAAAGCCCGTGGTGTGCTGTGCGCGCTCGACAACACCTGGGGCGCAGGCTTGGCCTTCAATGCGTTTGATTTGACGCCAGGGCAGGGCGAGCTTGGGGTGGACTTGACCATCCATGCGCTCACCAAATACCCCAGCGGTGGTGGCGATGTGTTGATGGGCAGCATCGTCACGCGCAGCGATGAACTGGCGCGTGTGCTCAAACTCAGCCACATGCGTTTGGGTACTGGCGTGGGCGCGAACGATGCCGAGATGGTGTTGCGCTCATTGCCCAGCATGCCGCTGCGCTACAAAGCGCAAGACACGGCCGCACGCACACTGGCCGCGTGGTGTGCTTCGCAGCCTGCATTCAGCCAAGTGCTGCATCCTGCGCTGCCCAGTTCGCCCGGTCATGCACATTGGCAGCAACTGTGTGTGACACCGCAAGAGCCTGAGGGTTTGGCTGCGGGTATTTTCAGCGTGGTGATGGATGAGCGTTTCACGTCCAAACAAGTGGATGCGTTTTGCGATGCCTTGCAGCTGTTCAAAATTGGTTACAGCTGGGGCGGCCCCATGAGTTTGGTGATGCCTTACAACATGGCGTCTAGCCGCATACGCTCGGTGTCGCATACGCAACGCGGGCGCGTGGTGCGTTTTTGCATTGGGCTAGAGAATGTGATCGATTTACAAAATGACATGGCGCGAGCTCTGAAAGTCGCCCACCTATAAAACCAAGCCCGCCAGAAGGGGAGACACATGCAGCAATTGGTTCCAGACGAGGCACATGACCGCATTGACATCAACCCGATTGGCTTCAGCGATCCGTTGCGTTGGCTTTGGCGGGGCTTGCGAGACATGGCCTCGCAGCCTTTGATTTCGCTGTTTTACGGCGTCTGCTTTTGGCTCATGGCCTTGATTCTGTTGGCCGTGTTCAAAAGCAATCCCGAGTACACCTTGTCGGCTGTGTCGGGTTGTTTGCTGATTGGCCCCTTCTTGGCCATGGGGCTGTATGACGTGAGCATGCACATGGAGCGCGGTGAACCACCGAGCATGGGCAGTTCGCTCACCTGTTGGGAGTCACACATCCGCAGCATGAGCATGCTCATCATGGTGATGGTGGTGATGGAGCTGCTGTGGGGGCGCGCGTCGTTGGTGGTGTTTGCGGTGTTTTTCAATACGGGCGGCATGCCCACCACCGCCACGGTGTTAGAGGCGGTGTTCAACCCACAAAACTGGGAATTCATTGCCGCCTACATTTGTGTGGGTGGCTTCTTTGCCGGGCTGGTGTTTGCCAGCATGATGGTGTCCATCCCCATGATTTTGGACCGTGACACCGATGCCATCACCGCCTGCATCACCAGCTTACGTGTGTTTGTGGATCACACCGCCGTGTCAGTGTTTTGGGGCTTTCTCATCACCGTTTTGGTGGTGTTGGCCATGTTGCCGTCAGCGGCGGGTTTGCTGGTGGTGGGGCCTTGGTTGGGTTTTGCCAGCTGGCATGCCTACCGCGCTGCCGTGCGTGTGACGGCGCCGCAGGCCGATTGATACCCTAAACCCCTTGCGATTGGCACAAGGCTTGTGCCACTTTGCGCAGGCTCTCTGCATGGCGGTTGTCTGCGACACAAGCTGTGGCTTGATTCGTCTGTGTGAAGTTGCGCACCATCGACGAGGCGTAGGTGGGGTCGTAGTGCAAGACCAACAGCTCGCGCACCACGTTGTCGATGTGGCCTGTGTGAATTTGTTCTTTCCACGCATCGACCACGGCTTTGCCGCGAATGGCCACCAGCGCATCTAAGCGACGGCAAAACAAGTCTTTGTCATCGACGAAGAAGTTGTAGTCTTCCATCAGCAAGGCCACGCGTTCATCGAGGCTGAGTTGCAGCTCAAAGCAAGGGCTGTCGCGCATGGCCAGCATCAAGGATTCGGGGATGGACAGGTTGCCCACCTTGCGGCTTTCAGACTCCACAAACACTGGACGCGCAGGGTCAAAGCTGCGCAGGGCCTGCCACACCAAAGTGTCAAACCGTTTTTGGCTGGGTTGAGGCTGGCCTGGGATGTGGCCCAGCACCGAACTGCGGTGACTGGCGAGGTCTTCTAGATCGAGCACCTGCGCACCTTCGGCGGCGAGTGCGTAGAGCAAGCGCGTTTTGCCTGAGCCTGTGGGGCCAGAGATGACTTTGAACTGCAGCGGCGCCACGCGCTTAGGAATGTCTTCCACGATGGCCGCGCGAAACGCTTTGTAACCGCCTTCAATCAAGTTGATCTTGAAGCCAATTTGCCCCAGCACCAACGACAGCGAGCCGCTGCGTTTGCCGCCACGCCAGCAGTAAATCAGGGGTTGCCAGTGTTTAGGCAACGCCAACACTTCGCGTTGGATGTGGCGTGCAATATTGGCAGCCACCATCGCCGCGCCGTGCTTTTGCGCCTCAAACGCATTGACCTGTTTGTACATGGTGCCAACGAAGATGCGCTCTTCGTTGTTGAGCGAGGGCCAGTTGACGGCACCGGGTAAATGGTCGAGTGCGTACTCGTCCTCGCTGCGTGCGTCGATGATGGTGCTGAACCCGCCGGGTGCCCCGAGGGGAATGGCCATGCGGGCGATGGCGTCTTGCGCCGAGATGAAGGTAACGCTCACGGTTTATAAATTCTTTTTAATTTCGGGCCACACATTGGCCAACATGCGCGGGTGCGCTTCGGCTTTGGGATGGATGCGGTCGGGTTGGAATTGCGCGGTGGCGTCGGGCGCATCGGCAATGCCTTTGAGGAAAAACGGCACTAGGCCTGTGCGGTATTTCTTAGCGATGTTGGCAAACATCACCGTGAACTTGGCGCTGTAATCGGGCCCGTAGTTGGGGGGGATTTGCATGCCCACCAACACCACGCGTGCGTTGACAGCGCGGCAGGCTTGAATCATGGCTTCGAGGTTGTTTTGTGTGCTGTTGAGGTCAAGGCCGCGCAGGGCGTCGTTGCCACCGAGTTCAATCACCACTTGCACAGGGCGTACTTGGTCCAGCATGGCGGGCAGGCGAGAGCGGCCACCTGCGGTCGTGTCGCCGCTGATGCTGGCGTTGACCACGCGCACATCGGGGCGCTCGGCTTGCAGTTTGTCAGCCAACAACGCCACCCAGCCTTTGCCGCGTGGAATACCGTATTCGGCACTGAGCGAATCGCCCAACACCAAAATGGTGGCTGCAGGCATGGTGCCCGGCGCAGGGGCAGAGCCGGGCGGTGGCACGTTGTTTTGCGGTGGTTGGCCACGGCGGCGGTGCGGGCCGGTGGAGGTGATTTCGCCCTCCATGCCTTGGCCGGTGGACGTGATGACGCTTTGCTGGGCCGAGGCGACGCTTGTGCCCAATGCCCCCAGCAGTGCAGCGCCCAGTGCGCCCAAGTTAAAGTCACGTCTTAACCACCCATTGCGCTTCATGACCCAGCCTTCATTTGAAAAATCTTCCACATCGCCTTTGATGGTCGTTTCGCACTTGTCGAAATCGGTGCAAGACGCCAGCGGCACACTGCACATTCTCCGCGATATCGACTTCCACCTAGCGCCCCAGCAATCGCTGGCCATTGTGGGCGCTTCGGGCTCGGGCAAAAGCACCTTGCTGTCCATCATGGCCGGTTTGGACACTCCCACGCAGGGCACGGTGTGGCTGGGCGGTGTGGACATGTTTGCGATGGACGAAGACGCACGTGCGGCACTGCGTGCCCGTCAAGTGGGCTTTGTGTTTCAAAGCTTT
This window contains:
- a CDS encoding ATP phosphoribosyltransferase regulatory subunit, whose product is MSAWVLPDHIADVLPSEARHIEELRRLYLDTARGYGYELVMPPLLEYLESLLSGTGRALDLQTFKLVDQLSGRTLGLRADTTPQVARIDAHLLNRAGVTRLCYCGPVLHTRPDRPFATREPLQFGAEIYGHAGIEADLEVLHLALDTLKAVAIPQFTVDLSDARIVPALLNGVTLTADARDALHSALAAKDTSGVQALSKDLPANVRTALVALAGMYGDASVLAHAEKAFAAWPVVLQALAELRQIAADLSGVAVTFDLADLRGYAYYSGVRFAIFVPGASDALVRGGRYDEVGAVFGRKRPAVGFSLDLKELVSVVPERALKAAIRAPWGTAQGLREAIAALRANGETVVCVLPGHESEVDEFDCDRELIEVAGQWAVQAVPAVQAL
- a CDS encoding adenylosuccinate synthase, coding for MAATKGRNVVVVGTQWGDEGKGKLVDWLTETATGVVRFQGGHNAGHTLVINGVKTALHLIPSGIMRPGVKCYIGNGVVLSATKLLEEIAGLEKAGVEVRSRLRISEACPLILPYHAAIDVAREAAKEKAGTAKIGTTGRGIGPAYEDKIARRALRVQDLKHPERFATKLRENLELHNHVLTDILHAPAVDFDTVYNEAMAYAKEILPMVADVSRELNEAHKAGANLLFEGAQGTLLDVDHGTYPFVTSSNCVAGNAAAGAGVGPGLLHYILGITKAYCTRVGGGPFPTELDWETPGNPGYHMSTVGAEKGVTTGRSRRCGWFDAALLKRSAQVNGLTGLCITKLDVLDGLTELLLCVGYELDGQTIDILPMGADEISRCKPIYETIPGWTDSTVGVTDYNKLPKAAQHYLNRIAETTGVPIHMVSTSPDRDHTILLTHPYVA
- a CDS encoding phosphoribosyltransferase, which codes for MLTEDGKHLYVSYDEYHNLIEKLAIKIHQSGWEFDTILCLARGGMRPGDILSRIFDKPLAIMSTSSYRADAGTVQGHLDIARFITTPKGEIAGKVLLVDDLADTGHTLKAVVDQLKNNYAPITELRTSVIWTKGVSSFKPDYSVDYLPTNPWIHQPFEPYDNMRPAALLEKWKV
- a CDS encoding PLP-dependent transferase, which encodes MSRSTHLIHHAYLPPAEFEAPQVGVFKASTVIFPNVAAMRTREWMDKSAYTYGLHGTPTTFTLEERLATLEGGTHCILTPSGLAAIAHVDFALLKTGDEVLIPDNAYAPNKSLAEGELAQFGITHQVYDPLAVNDLAARITPRTRLVWLEAAGSVTMEFPDLVALVQLCKARGVLCALDNTWGAGLAFNAFDLTPGQGELGVDLTIHALTKYPSGGGDVLMGSIVTRSDELARVLKLSHMRLGTGVGANDAEMVLRSLPSMPLRYKAQDTAARTLAAWCASQPAFSQVLHPALPSSPGHAHWQQLCVTPQEPEGLAAGIFSVVMDERFTSKQVDAFCDALQLFKIGYSWGGPMSLVMPYNMASSRIRSVSHTQRGRVVRFCIGLENVIDLQNDMARALKVAHL
- a CDS encoding DUF2189 domain-containing protein — its product is MQQLVPDEAHDRIDINPIGFSDPLRWLWRGLRDMASQPLISLFYGVCFWLMALILLAVFKSNPEYTLSAVSGCLLIGPFLAMGLYDVSMHMERGEPPSMGSSLTCWESHIRSMSMLIMVMVVMELLWGRASLVVFAVFFNTGGMPTTATVLEAVFNPQNWEFIAAYICVGGFFAGLVFASMMVSIPMILDRDTDAITACITSLRVFVDHTAVSVFWGFLITVLVVLAMLPSAAGLLVVGPWLGFASWHAYRAAVRVTAPQAD
- the mnmH gene encoding tRNA 2-selenouridine(34) synthase MnmH; protein product: MSVTFISAQDAIARMAIPLGAPGGFSTIIDARSEDEYALDHLPGAVNWPSLNNEERIFVGTMYKQVNAFEAQKHGAAMVAANIARHIQREVLALPKHWQPLIYCWRGGKRSGSLSLVLGQIGFKINLIEGGYKAFRAAIVEDIPKRVAPLQFKVISGPTGSGKTRLLYALAAEGAQVLDLEDLASHRSSVLGHIPGQPQPSQKRFDTLVWQALRSFDPARPVFVESESRKVGNLSIPESLMLAMRDSPCFELQLSLDERVALLMEDYNFFVDDKDLFCRRLDALVAIRGKAVVDAWKEQIHTGHIDNVVRELLVLHYDPTYASSMVRNFTQTNQATACVADNRHAESLRKVAQALCQSQGV
- a CDS encoding arylesterase, coding for MPAATILVLGDSLSAEYGIPRGKGWVALLADKLQAERPDVRVVNASISGDTTAGGRSRLPAMLDQVRPVQVVIELGGNDALRGLDLNSTQNNLEAMIQACRAVNARVVLVGMQIPPNYGPDYSAKFTVMFANIAKKYRTGLVPFFLKGIADAPDATAQFQPDRIHPKAEAHPRMLANVWPEIKKNL